The region TGGATGTTCAGGGGTATGTCTGGAATGCCCGCTGGGACGGCAGCTGTCTGCTGCGTCTGGCCCCCGATGGTCAGGTTGATCGTGTAATCGAGTTGCCTGTCAGCCGCCCCACCAGTTGTGTGTTTGGTGGTGACGATTTGCGCACGCTGTATATCACCAGCGCCGCGAGCCCTGCCAACGGGCCTCTGGATGGGGCCGTGCTGTCGATTCGGGTTGATCTACCCGGTACTCCGTGCACCCGTTTTGCAGGGTGAATCCCATGATGTGGGACTAAAAATTATATATTGAGATTATGCCGCGCCCGGGTTTATAGTCGGCCACAGCTCCATGCACTCACACTTAAAAAAATAAAACAGGTGAAGTGATGCCGAACTATCCCAGGGTGCTCCTGCGCACAGGTGATCCTGTCTGTCACGTTCCAGGCCATGCGCTGGCTTGCCTGACACCCCGATTCTCCCCGTTTATCAACCGGTCATCGACAGATGCCCGGTTTTCGTCGTGCCTTCCCTCAGGAGTCTTTATTCATGGCTGAACCTCTTTCCCTGCCGGCGGTGGCGGAGCCTCCCCGTGGCGAGCGTCTGAAAAACAAAGTGGTTTTGCTGACGGGGGCGGCCCAAGGGATTGGCGAAGCCATCGTCGCCAGTTTCGTGTCGCAGGAGGCGAAAATGGTCATCAGTGATATTCAGGCAGAGAAGGTCGAGCAGGTTGCCGCTCATTGGCGTGCACAAGGGGGCGAGGTGCAGGCGGTCAAAGCCGACGTGTCCCGTCAGTCCGACCTCAATGCAATGGTCGAGCTGGCGCTGGAGCTTCACGGTCGGGTCGATGTGCTGGTCAACTGCGCCGGGGTCAATGTGTTCCGTGATCCGCTGGAGATGACCGAGGAAGACTGGCGCCGTTGTTTTGCCATCGACCTGGACGGTGCCTGGTATGGCTGCAAGGCGGTCCTGCCGCAGATGATTGCGCAAGGCATCGGCAGCATTATCAACATTGCTTCGACCCATTCGACTCACATCATTCCCGGTTGTTTCCCGTACCCGGTGGCCAAGCATGGTCTGCTGGGCCTGACCCGTGCCCTGGGTATCGAATATGCGCCCAAAGGTATCCGGGTCAACGCCATCGCGCCGGGCTACATCGAGACGCAACTGAACGTCGACTACTGGAACGGTTTTGCCGACCCTCATGCCGAACGGCAGCGTGCACTCGATCTGCATCCGCCACGACGCATCGGCCAGCCCATGGAAGTCGCCATGACCGCGGTGTTCCTTGCCAGCGATGAAGCGCCTTTTATCAATGCATCCTGCATCACCATCGATGGCGGCCGCTCGGTGCTGTACCACGATTGACCACCGTTTTCCCCCCTCACAGGCTTCAAACACGTTTAACAATAATAAGAAGGAGTTGTCATGAAACGTCGTTCTGCTATTCGTTCCCTGTGTTGTGCGGCATTGGCCGTGACCGCCGTCAGCCTGAGCAGTGCGTTGCTGGCTGCCGATCCGGTGAAAATCGGCTTTCTGGTCAAGCAGGCGGAAGAGCCCTGGTTCCAGACTGAATGGGCCTTTGCGGAGAAAGCGGCAAAAGACAAAGGGTTTGAGCTGATTAAAATTGCCGTACCGGACGGCGAGAAGACCCTGTCGGCCATTGACAGCCTGGCGGCCAACGGTGCTCAGGGATTTGTCATTTGCCCGCCGGATGTGGCACTCGGGCCTGCGATCATGGCCAAGGCCAAGCTCAACGGTTTGAAGGTGATTGCGGTGGATGACCGCTTTGTCGATGCCAAGGGCCAGTTCATGGAAGACGTGCCTTATCTGGGCATGGCAGCGTTCGAAGTCGGCCAGAAGCAGGGCAATGCGATGGTCGACGAGGCCAAAAAGCGCGGTTGGGACTGGAAGGACACCTACGCGCTCATCAATACCTATAACGAACTGGACACTGGTAAGAAGCGCACCGACGGCTCGGTCAAATCCTTGAAAGATGCAGGCTTGCCGGAGAATCACATTTTATTCTCCGCGCTCAAGACCCTCGATGTTCCCGGCAGCATGGACGCCACCAATTCGGCGTTGGTCAAGCTGCCCGGCGAAGCGAAAAACCTGATCATCGGCGGGATGAATGACAACACCGTGCTCGGAGGTGTGCGCGCCACTGAAAGTGCCGGTTTCGCGGCGGCCAACGTGATCGGTATCGGGATCAATGGGACGGACGCGATCGGCGAGTTGAAAAAAGCCAACAGCGGCTTTTTCGGTTCGATGCTGCCAAGCCCGCATATCGAGGGCTATAACACCGCGAGCATGATGTTTGAGTGGATTACCACGGGCAAGGAGCCAGCCAAGTACACCGCCATGGATGATGTAACCCTGATCACCCGTGACAACTTCCAGGAAGAGCTGACCAAAATCGGGCTGTGGAACTGAGCCGTTTTTACTAACGCGACAGGTGTTCACAGTCAGGATCGAGGTGGCTATGCAGCAGCAAACAGTCAGGCAAGAACCTGTCCGCGCGGGCGCCAGCCTGCGCTTCAATGGCATTGGCAAAAGCTTCCCCGGAGTGCAGGCGCTGGCCAATATCAGCTTTGTCGCTCATCCGGGGCAGGTGCATGCGCTCATGGGCGAAAACGGCGCGGGCAAATCCACACTTTTGAAAATTCTCGGGGGCGCGTACGTCCCCAGTAGCGGTCATTTGCAGATTGGCGAACAGTCGTTGACCTTCAAGTCTACGGCCGAGAGCATTGCCAATCGGGTCGCGGTCATCCATCAGGAGCTGCATCTGGTGCCGGAAATGACCGTGGCCGAGAATCTGTTTCTCGGGCATTTACCCGCACGCTTCGGGCTGATCAGGCGCGGTGAGTTGCGCCATCGGGCGCTGGCATTGCTCAAGGGATTGGCCGACGAAATTGACCCGCAGGAAAAGGTCGCGCGTTTATCCCTCGGTCAACGGCAATTGGTGGAGATCGCCAAGGCACTGTCCCGTGGCGCTCATGTGATTGCGTTTGATGAACCTACCAGCAGCTTGTCGGCCCGGGAAATTGACCGGCTGATGGCGATCATTGGCCGCCTTCGGGATGAGGGGAAGGTGGTGCTGTATGTCTCTCATCGCATGGAAGAAGTGTTTCGGATTTGCGATGCGGTGACGGTATTCAAGGACGGCCGCTACGTGCGTACTTTCGAGCAGATGAGCGAGCTGACCCATGACCAGTTGGTGACCTGCATGGTCGGCCGCGATATTCAGGATATCTACGATTACCGCGCCCGAGAGCGCGGCGAGGTGGCGTTGAAAGTAACCGGTCTGCTGGGGCCTGGGCTGCGCGAACCGGTAAGTTTCGAGGTGCACAAGGGCGAGATCCTGGGGCTGTTCGGGCTGGTGGGAGCCGGGCGCACAGAGCTGTTGCGGTTACTCGGCGGGTTGGCACGGCAGAGTGCGGGGAGCCTTGAATTGCAAGGTGTCGAACTCAAACTGCGTTCGCCACGGGATGCGATTGCAGCCGGGGTATTGCTGTGTCCTGAAGACCGCAAAAAAGAAGGCATCATGCCGCTCTCCAGCGTCGCCGAAAACATCAACATCAGCGCCCGTGGCGCTCATTCGACGCTGGGCTGCCTGTTGCGCGGGGTGTGGGAGCGCGACAACGCCGCGCAGCAGATCCGGGCGCTGAACGTGAAGACCCCGAGTGCTGCACAGAAAATCATGTACCTGTCCGGCGGCAATCAGCAGAAAGCCATTCTCGGACGCTGGCTGTCGATGCCCATGAAAGTATTGCTGCTCGACGAGCCGACCCGGGGCATTGATATCGGGGCCAAGGCCGAGATCTACCAGATCATCCACAACCTGGCGGCCAGCGGCATTGCGGTGATCGTGGTGTCCAGTGACCTGATGGAGGTGATCGGTATTTGCGATCGCATGCTGGTGCTGTGCGAAGGCGCGGTGTGTGGCGAGCTGTCTCGCGACCAGGCCAATGAATCCAATCTGTTGCAAATGGCGTTGCCACGCCAGCGCGGCTGACGTCAATCCGAGGGATTAACATGACTACGCAAAACACGACACTGCCCGCATCGCGCAAACCTCTCGACCTGCGGCGTTTTCTGGACGACTGGGTGATGCTGCTGGCGGCGCTGGCAATATTCCTGCTCTGCACCTTGCTGATCGATAACTTCCTCTCGCCGCTGAACATGCGGGGCCTTGGCCTGGCGATTTCCACTACCGGGATTGCCGCCTGCACCATGCTGTATTGCCTGGCATCCGGGCATTTCGATCTGTCGGTGGGCTCTGTGATTGCCTGTTCGGGGGTGGTGGCGGCGGTGGTCATGCGTGACACCGACAGCGTGTTTCTGGGTGTCAGTGCAGCATTGGGCATGGGGCTGATCGTCGGGTTGATCAATGGCATCGTGATCGCCAAATTGCGGGTCAACGCGTTGATCACCACGCTGGCGACCATGCAGATCGTGCGGGGGCTGGCGTACATATTCGCCAATGGCAAAGCGGTAGGGGTGTCCCAGGAATCGTTCTTTGTGTTCGGCAACGGCCAGTTGTTCGGGGTGCCGGTGCCGATTCTGATCACCATCGTCTGCTTTCTGTTCTTTGGCTGGCTGCTCAATTACACCACCTACGGGCGCAATACCATGGCCATCGGTGGCAACCCGGAAGCGGCATTGCTGGCCGGAGTGAATGTGGACCGGACCAAGATCATCATCTTCGCCGTCCACGGGCTGATCGGGGCGTTGGCCGGGGTGATCCTGGCCTCGCGGATGACGTCAGGCCAGCCGATGATCGGCCAGGGCTTTGAGCTGACAGTGATTTCGGCCTGTGTGCTGGGCGGTGTGTCGCTGAGCGGTGGCGTCGGGATGATTCGCCATGTGATCGCCGGCGTGTTGATTCTGGCCATCATCGAAAACGCGATGAACCTGAAGAACATCGACACCTTCTACCAGTACGTGATCCGTGGCTCGATCCTGTTGCTGGCGGTGGTGATCGATCGCTTGAAACAACGCTGACAGCTCGCGCCTACAGGATATGTGATATTAATATATCCCTATATATGAGACTGCAATTTATATATTGAGATTTAACGCTGCGAAGGTTTATAGTCGCCTGCACTGATTCACGGCATTCACTGCTAAAAACAAAACAGGTGAAGCGATGCAGGCGCAATTGATCGCGCTCGATTGGGGGACAACCTCCCTTCGTGCTTATTTACTCGGTCCCGCTGGGCAGGTGCTGAACAGGCGCTCGCTGGCTTGCGGGATCATGCAGTTGCCGAGCAACCCTCGGCGGGTCGCAGGCCAGTGGTGTACTGACGGCTTTGAACTCGCGTTTGACGACGCCTGTGGCGACTGGCTGGATGCCAACCCTGCCATCCCGGTGATTGCCTGTGGCATGGTTGGCAGCGCTCAGGGCTGGCGTGAAGCGCCTTATCGTGAAACCCCGGCCAGCCTGCCGGCCTTGAGCACCGCCTTGCAGATCGTGCGCAGTGTGCGGGGAGTGGATGTTCACATCGTTCCCGGCGTCATCGAGCGTTCAACCTTACCCAATGTAATGCGCGGCGAAGAAACCCAGGTCCTGGGGGTCTTGCACAGTCATGCCCATCTGAACGACTGTTTGATCGGTCTTCCTGGCAGCCATTCCAAATGGGTGCAGGTGCAAGCGGGGTGCCTGGTGCATTTCGACACCTTCATGACCGGCGAGCTGTTCGCTGCCGTCTGTGAGCACACCATCCTGGGGCGTACCCAGCAAGCATCCCCGCAGTTTGACCTCGCCGCCTTCGAGCGGGGCGTGCACGTGGCGTTGTCGGCCGATGGTCAGCTCGGGCCGCTGTCGACCCTGTTCAGTGCGCGCACGCTGGGCCTGACCGGCCAACTGAGTGCCACCCAGCAACCTGATTATGTGTCCGGGCTGCTGATCGGTCATGAGCTGTCGGCGCTGAGTCATGCCCTGCGTCAGCGTCGGGGCGAGCAACCGCTACCCGCGATCATTCTGATCGGCACTTCCCAACTGTGTGAACGCTACCAACGGGCGCTGGACGTCTGCGGGTTCACCCAGGTGAGCCTGGCAGAACAGGCAACCGAACAGGGTTTATGGCACCTGGCCCAAGCGGCCGGGTTACTTCAACACACTCATCAGGAGGGCTGAGATGCTCAAGCAAGCTCTGGCAAAAAACGGATTGATCGCCATCCTTCGCGGTTTGCGTCCGCAAGAAGCGCAGGCCATCGGCAAGGTGTTGTATGACGAGGGATTCCGCACCCTCGAAGTCCCCCTCAATTCCCCCGAGCCTTATGAAAGCATCCGTATTCTGCGCAGTACCTTGCCCGCCGACTGCCTGGTCGGTGCCGGCACGGTCCTGACCCCGGAGCAGGTCGAGCAGGTCAAGGCCGCCGGCGGGCAAGTGATTGTGATGCCCCACAGCGACCCGAAAGTCCTGCGCGCAGCCAAGGCCGCCGGTTTGTACCTGTCACCCGGGGTTGCGACGCCGACCGAAGCGTTTGCCGCGCTGGCCGAAGGCGCCGATGTGCTGAAAATGTTCCCGGCCGAGCAAATGGGCCCGGCCGTGGTCAAGGCCTGGTTGGCCGTACTGCCCGCCGGCACCCGGTTGATCCCCGTCGGCGGGATTACCCCGGACAACATGCAGGTATTTCTGGATGCCGGTGTCTCCGGTTTTGGCCTGGGCTCCGGGCTGTTCAAACCGGGCCTGAGCCCTGCCGAAGTGGCTGTTCGCGCCAAGGCGTATATGCAGGCCTGGAACGCACGGCGTCAGGCTGACTGACCGGCGCTTTCGCGCCCCATCGAACAAGAGAGACAAAAAGATGAAAATTACCAAGCTGACAACGTACCTGGTCCCGCCGCGCTGGTTGTTCCTGAAAGTTGAAACCGACGAAGGCGTTACCGGCTGGGGCGAGCCTGTGGTCGAAGGCCGGGCGCATACCGTGGCGGCCGCCGTTGAGGAACTGTCCGATTACCTGATCGGCAAGGACCCGCGCAATATCGAAGACATCTGGACCGTGCTGTATCGCGGCGGTTTTTACCGTGGCGGCGCGGTGCACATGAGTGCGCTGGCCGGCATCGACCAGGCGCTGTGGGACATCAAGGGCAAGGCGCTGGGCGTCTCGGTCAGTGACCTGCTGGGTGGCCAGGTGCGTGACAAGATTCGCGTGTATTCGTGGATCGGTGGCGACCGTCCGGCTGATACCGCTCGCGCCGCCAAAGAAGCGGTCAGCCGCGGCTTTACCGCTGTGAAAATGAACGGCACCGAAGAGCT is a window of Pseudomonas taetrolens DNA encoding:
- a CDS encoding substrate-binding domain-containing protein is translated as MKRRSAIRSLCCAALAVTAVSLSSALLAADPVKIGFLVKQAEEPWFQTEWAFAEKAAKDKGFELIKIAVPDGEKTLSAIDSLAANGAQGFVICPPDVALGPAIMAKAKLNGLKVIAVDDRFVDAKGQFMEDVPYLGMAAFEVGQKQGNAMVDEAKKRGWDWKDTYALINTYNELDTGKKRTDGSVKSLKDAGLPENHILFSALKTLDVPGSMDATNSALVKLPGEAKNLIIGGMNDNTVLGGVRATESAGFAAANVIGIGINGTDAIGELKKANSGFFGSMLPSPHIEGYNTASMMFEWITTGKEPAKYTAMDDVTLITRDNFQEELTKIGLWN
- a CDS encoding SDR family oxidoreductase yields the protein MAEPLSLPAVAEPPRGERLKNKVVLLTGAAQGIGEAIVASFVSQEAKMVISDIQAEKVEQVAAHWRAQGGEVQAVKADVSRQSDLNAMVELALELHGRVDVLVNCAGVNVFRDPLEMTEEDWRRCFAIDLDGAWYGCKAVLPQMIAQGIGSIINIASTHSTHIIPGCFPYPVAKHGLLGLTRALGIEYAPKGIRVNAIAPGYIETQLNVDYWNGFADPHAERQRALDLHPPRRIGQPMEVAMTAVFLASDEAPFINASCITIDGGRSVLYHD
- a CDS encoding 2-dehydro-3-deoxy-6-phosphogalactonate aldolase — protein: MLKQALAKNGLIAILRGLRPQEAQAIGKVLYDEGFRTLEVPLNSPEPYESIRILRSTLPADCLVGAGTVLTPEQVEQVKAAGGQVIVMPHSDPKVLRAAKAAGLYLSPGVATPTEAFAALAEGADVLKMFPAEQMGPAVVKAWLAVLPAGTRLIPVGGITPDNMQVFLDAGVSGFGLGSGLFKPGLSPAEVAVRAKAYMQAWNARRQAD
- the araH gene encoding L-arabinose ABC transporter permease AraH, translated to MTTQNTTLPASRKPLDLRRFLDDWVMLLAALAIFLLCTLLIDNFLSPLNMRGLGLAISTTGIAACTMLYCLASGHFDLSVGSVIACSGVVAAVVMRDTDSVFLGVSAALGMGLIVGLINGIVIAKLRVNALITTLATMQIVRGLAYIFANGKAVGVSQESFFVFGNGQLFGVPVPILITIVCFLFFGWLLNYTTYGRNTMAIGGNPEAALLAGVNVDRTKIIIFAVHGLIGALAGVILASRMTSGQPMIGQGFELTVISACVLGGVSLSGGVGMIRHVIAGVLILAIIENAMNLKNIDTFYQYVIRGSILLLAVVIDRLKQR
- the araG gene encoding L-arabinose ABC transporter ATP-binding protein AraG; the protein is MQQQTVRQEPVRAGASLRFNGIGKSFPGVQALANISFVAHPGQVHALMGENGAGKSTLLKILGGAYVPSSGHLQIGEQSLTFKSTAESIANRVAVIHQELHLVPEMTVAENLFLGHLPARFGLIRRGELRHRALALLKGLADEIDPQEKVARLSLGQRQLVEIAKALSRGAHVIAFDEPTSSLSAREIDRLMAIIGRLRDEGKVVLYVSHRMEEVFRICDAVTVFKDGRYVRTFEQMSELTHDQLVTCMVGRDIQDIYDYRARERGEVALKVTGLLGPGLREPVSFEVHKGEILGLFGLVGAGRTELLRLLGGLARQSAGSLELQGVELKLRSPRDAIAAGVLLCPEDRKKEGIMPLSSVAENINISARGAHSTLGCLLRGVWERDNAAQQIRALNVKTPSAAQKIMYLSGGNQQKAILGRWLSMPMKVLLLDEPTRGIDIGAKAEIYQIIHNLAASGIAVIVVSSDLMEVIGICDRMLVLCEGAVCGELSRDQANESNLLQMALPRQRG
- a CDS encoding 2-dehydro-3-deoxygalactonokinase; amino-acid sequence: MQAQLIALDWGTTSLRAYLLGPAGQVLNRRSLACGIMQLPSNPRRVAGQWCTDGFELAFDDACGDWLDANPAIPVIACGMVGSAQGWREAPYRETPASLPALSTALQIVRSVRGVDVHIVPGVIERSTLPNVMRGEETQVLGVLHSHAHLNDCLIGLPGSHSKWVQVQAGCLVHFDTFMTGELFAAVCEHTILGRTQQASPQFDLAAFERGVHVALSADGQLGPLSTLFSARTLGLTGQLSATQQPDYVSGLLIGHELSALSHALRQRRGEQPLPAIILIGTSQLCERYQRALDVCGFTQVSLAEQATEQGLWHLAQAAGLLQHTHQEG